ATTCTACCATCGTGATAATCCCTTATGATAGCTCTCGCGGCCTCCTCTATCAAGGGCTCCCGCGTGGTCTTGTAAAACCATCCTCTTTTAACAGCATAGTGTTCAAGAATCCCCAGAGGATCCTGTGCTTCGATACCGTAGGTTTTAACGAATGCTTCCTTATCGTAGCCTAGTATCTTCTTTATGAGCTCGATCGCAGGGTTCACTGGGTCCGGGAGCTTCTCCGGCGGATACCCTCTTAAAACCCTCTCTAGATCCCCGCCCTCCACCGGTATTACACCGGGGGTGTCGATCATGTAGATGTCCTCGTCAATCCTGTAGAGCTGGAAGGTCCTAGTGTATCCTGGGCTCCCAGGGTAGGGGCTCGTAGGGGCTGAGTGGCGTCCTTTAAGGGCGTTGATTATTGAGGACTTCCCTACCTTGGGATAGCCTGCCACCGCGACCGTTGCCGGGAATTCTCTCGCCAAGTGCTTGATTGTTCGGCGAAGCCTTAGAGTACCCATGTGCCTGGCAGCGGCAATGTAGACTGCGTGGTAGCCCCTGGCTTTGAAAAACTCCTTCCACTCATCAGCAACATCCCTGGGAACCAGGTCGCTCTTGTTGAGAACGAGAAGCAGTTGCTTGCCGTGCCTAGCAGTCATTGCCTCAAGCCTTTTGCTGAAAGTCTCCAGCGGCGTCCTAGCATCCAGGACCATTAACACAATGTCTGCTTTAGAAACCATCCTCTCCAGCTCGCTCCACGAGGCTAGTTTAAAAACCGTCGCTATCACCCCCGTATTTCTCAAACCTTTCCAAGGCTTCCACAGGGATCTGCTCAAGCCAGTTGATCCTTAAGCCCGGCTCAAACCCGGCCTCCCCTCTTACCACCGCAAGGGCTTCACCAAGCACTACATCAATACTCTTCCCGGAAACATCCAGCTCGTAAATCTTATTCTCCCCGAAGGCTTCCAAGGCATTCACCGAGACCGTTCCAAGTATCTCAGCCATAACATTCTCATTAACCTTCTCCCTCCCCCACCCTCTATCCAGTAGCCTCTTCTCGAGCTCGAGAGGATTGAGCCTTAGAACAACAACCTTGTCCACGATGCCGGGGTCGATGATCTCTGGGTAGTGGGTATCTATGATGACGTAGCCATCCCTGTTCTCAACAATTCTTTTAATCCTTGAGGCAACGGCTTCCTCATCGATCACGTATGTTTTCCTTGAAGCATCATACTCCAGGATGAGCCCGTTATCGATGGCGAACCTTGACAGGTCAATAGCCTCCGTGCCTAAGACTCTTGCAAGCTCCCTGGCCAAGCTCGACTTGCCCGTTCCCGGCACGCCTGCTATAATAATGGCTTTCCCCATGGTTTAACACTTGAATAAGGAATTTGTAAAACCCTTATTTATCCTCCAGGAGCATCCCGGATACGTTTTTAATTCCCCTGTGCTATAACATGTTTATAGACTGCTGGTGAATGGTTTGACCCAGACAACGTTGAAGAGGCCTGGTGAGATATCTTACTCCTTGCCTAAGGTTAGGCAGGGGGAAGAGGTCTTATCCCTCACGTTAAGCGTGTGCCCATACTGCTACAGGGAGCTGGCAAGCATTATTGTTGAGAGAGAGGGAAAGGTTTACATTAGGAGGGTTTGCCCGGAGCACGGGGAGATAGAGGAGCTCTACTACGGTGATGTAGCCTTCTATAAGAAGGTGACAAGCTGGTATGAAGAAGGCCGCGGGGCACGCCACGTGTACACTCCTGTATCAACCCTCTGCCCCTTTAACTGCGGACTCTGCCCAATGCATAAGAACCACACCGCGTTGATAAACATGGTTATAACCAATAGGTGTAACCTAAGTTGCTGGTACTGCTTCTTCTACGCTGAAGCCGCCGGATACGTTTACGAGCCAAGCCTTGAACAGATAAGGGACATGGTGAGAAGCATTAAGAAGCAGGGGGTAACGGTTGCGATACAGCTAACGGGCGGAGAGCCCCTGCTAAGGGATGACCTAATAGACATTGTCAAGCTCCTGAGGGATGAAGGGGTTAAACACATCCAGTTGAACACCAACGGGATAAAATTCGCAGAGCTATATCTCGAGGATCCTGCTAAAGCAGTGGAGTACGCTAGGGCTCTCAGAAGCAACGGTGTCAACACAGTCTACCTCAGCTTCGACGGCGTGTCACCAGTGGTCAACTGGAAAAACCACTGGGAGGTACCATATATTTTCGAGACTTTCAGGAAGGCCGGGATGACCAGCGTCGTCCTGGTGCCCACTGTTATAAAGGGCGTGAACACTCACGAGCTGGGAGCTATACTAAAGTTCGCGGGGAGAAACATGGATGTTGTCAGAGCAGTGAACTTCCAGCCGGTAAGCCTTACAGGCTACATGAAGAAGCATGAAAGAGAGAAATACCGTATCACAATACCCGACGTTGTCAAGCTCGTGGAGGAGCAGACAAACGGGGAGATCCACTCCAACGCCTGGTTCCCGGTCAACGTTAGCGCAATATTCTCAAGGTTCGTGGAAGGCTTCAGCGGCGAGTTCAAGTTTGAGATGAGCAACCACCCGATATGTGGTGTTGGAACATACGTTTACGTTGAAAGAAGCAACGGCAACGTCAAGTTCACCCCTATAACGGACTTCGTCGATATTGAAGGACTCCTCGAGTACTTGAAGGATAAGTGGGAGGACCTGGTTACAGGCTCTAGCAGGTTGACAACAGGCCTACGCCTCCTCTACAGTATAAGAAAGTTTATCAACCAGGAGAAAGCTCCCGAGGGCTTCGACCTCTACAAGCTACTGTTTAACATTATTGTTAAAAGAAGCTATGAAGCCCTGGGAGAGCTACACTATAAGCTGTTGTTCATAGGGCAGATGCACTTCATGGACCTGTACAACTACGATATTCAAAGAGTTCAGAGGTGCAACATACACTACTCAGTACCTGATGGCAGGCTGATACCGTTCTGCGCGTTCAACATCTTTGACGACATCTACAGGGATAAGATACAGAGGGAGTACAGCATCCCGGCGGAGGAGTACTCGGCTAAGTACAGCCTGCCCAAGGGGTATTTGACGAGAAAGTATGTGAGAGATAGGAGAAGGCTTGAATCCTCAGAGCTCTACAAGATTACTTATGAAGGATTGCTGGAGAAAAAATAATGCTATAGGGTTTTAGAAGAGAAAAACCT
This region of Thermosphaera aggregans genomic DNA includes:
- a CDS encoding GTPase, whose amino-acid sequence is MVSKADIVLMVLDARTPLETFSKRLEAMTARHGKQLLLVLNKSDLVPRDVADEWKEFFKARGYHAVYIAAARHMGTLRLRRTIKHLAREFPATVAVAGYPKVGKSSIINALKGRHSAPTSPYPGSPGYTRTFQLYRIDEDIYMIDTPGVIPVEGGDLERVLRGYPPEKLPDPVNPAIELIKKILGYDKEAFVKTYGIEAQDPLGILEHYAVKRGWFYKTTREPLIEEAARAIIRDYHDGRIPFYEKPG
- a CDS encoding adenylate kinase family protein, whose protein sequence is MGKAIIIAGVPGTGKSSLARELARVLGTEAIDLSRFAIDNGLILEYDASRKTYVIDEEAVASRIKRIVENRDGYVIIDTHYPEIIDPGIVDKVVVLRLNPLELEKRLLDRGWGREKVNENVMAEILGTVSVNALEAFGENKIYELDVSGKSIDVVLGEALAVVRGEAGFEPGLRINWLEQIPVEALERFEKYGGDSDGF
- the tes gene encoding tetraether lipid synthase Tes, which codes for MTQTTLKRPGEISYSLPKVRQGEEVLSLTLSVCPYCYRELASIIVEREGKVYIRRVCPEHGEIEELYYGDVAFYKKVTSWYEEGRGARHVYTPVSTLCPFNCGLCPMHKNHTALINMVITNRCNLSCWYCFFYAEAAGYVYEPSLEQIRDMVRSIKKQGVTVAIQLTGGEPLLRDDLIDIVKLLRDEGVKHIQLNTNGIKFAELYLEDPAKAVEYARALRSNGVNTVYLSFDGVSPVVNWKNHWEVPYIFETFRKAGMTSVVLVPTVIKGVNTHELGAILKFAGRNMDVVRAVNFQPVSLTGYMKKHEREKYRITIPDVVKLVEEQTNGEIHSNAWFPVNVSAIFSRFVEGFSGEFKFEMSNHPICGVGTYVYVERSNGNVKFTPITDFVDIEGLLEYLKDKWEDLVTGSSRLTTGLRLLYSIRKFINQEKAPEGFDLYKLLFNIIVKRSYEALGELHYKLLFIGQMHFMDLYNYDIQRVQRCNIHYSVPDGRLIPFCAFNIFDDIYRDKIQREYSIPAEEYSAKYSLPKGYLTRKYVRDRRRLESSELYKITYEGLLEKK